The bacterium DNA segment TTGCGCCCATGACTGCCGACGCGATACCCAGGGCGCTCTCGATCGCTGGTTCCGACCCGACCGGTGGTGCGGGCTTGCAGCTCGATGTTCAGGTCTTCGCGCATCACGATGTCCACGGTATGGCCGTACCCACGGCTTTGACAGTGCAGACTACCACAGGGATTCGGCGAACCCTTCCTGCTTTTCCCAATGTGGTGGGCGAGCAACTCGAGGCGCTACTGAGCGATGTCGTTCCCGATGTGATCAAGATCGGCATGCTCGCGACCGACGACGTCTTGATCCGAGTCGCGGCCATTCTCGAACGCCATTCACTTCCCCGCGTGATCGACCCCGTGCTCCAGGCTTCCGATGGATCGTACCTGCTGGAGAGGAGAGCCTGGGGAAACCTGGTGAGTCGCTTGATCGCAGGTGCAGCGCTTGTGACTCCGAATCTGGCCGAGGCCGAAATACTGACGGGCTTCGCAGATCCAGAACGCGCGGCCCGGGCCTTGCTCGACGAGGGTGCGCAAGCGGCTTTGGTCAAGGGCGGACACGCAGAAGGCCCCCCCGACGACTTCC contains these protein-coding regions:
- the thiD gene encoding bifunctional hydroxymethylpyrimidine kinase/phosphomethylpyrimidine kinase, translated to MTADAIPRALSIAGSDPTGGAGLQLDVQVFAHHDVHGMAVPTALTVQTTTGIRRTLPAFPNVVGEQLEALLSDVVPDVIKIGMLATDDVLIRVAAILERHSLPRVIDPVLQASDGSYLLERRAWGNLVSRLIAGAALVTPNLAEAEILTGFADPERAARALLDEGAQAALVKGGHAEGPPDDFLLSGTEGLWLRGKRRDVGAVHGTGCALSAAISARLARGETLENASQSAKQWLEEAIANASPMGSGSKILRLTHA